A part of Acropora palmata chromosome 8, jaAcrPala1.3, whole genome shotgun sequence genomic DNA contains:
- the LOC141890216 gene encoding uncharacterized protein LOC141890216 isoform X4, which translates to MAVIATVKHCAYDEFTSGMEVDGMDMEEKVKGAHLRGQKYTVSQDGLCPRCGNSNRLYVILDKLFPMGDMPEILHSLIAKGRAILWSSQEKDGFKDPPTFLCRGFCPPDPLGAGFNVDWNRVSVNQILESLDNPIQKATVPVPSPNRNNIQGGNFTQDESLDNQFIVLDNFNDSEVQRNTLQESGEQSGFNNGDEEGDDEDVHDDYDDDELDEEELIKQMLAKEQQKLSQENSDEDNNDKEDKNASDDDKAQAVCSDSEDSPEFSKQNSLTSDSVNPKVMTMTASTKHTPSTTSSNRAKTPESQYPVSSSGRCPYCGSTDVKYIIVVSDNTHDTKLPPSLQMLLKGNHAFKMAKGESEPPSFQCQKCQYGFNLDWSKTNLEMIFGLPPSTSSATSVTVSYKPTTSAAYQTPYRLPAAHPPYPQASVPPPGYHMPVGVPPQQVPPLPFHGGPPTYPGYYGPYHPPPPIPPPVGSYYRYPSSTVPSSAIPYAGVPPPGVFPPTVPPPGMPPPAVLAPRVPPPRMPPPGMMMPGLSPPVVPPDRLPPHRLPPPVVYPPGYPPTIATSTPPARDAYPQPHSTYNPMTPPYQPPPVRSYLPTPGARPNHPLKQQPIPQRPGKLHPWNQVAVTTVATVPQQQALAVQQAEEGDLGKIAATRFEIVLNQIDNAKARVRHEKQQLQQFQRVVEQEQNSAEPNALTEEGMKVPEYDEKPPGDDDQELDLSIIIAEDSEEDKRQDSLSSMTTSAQSVLPSQKTFSDHDVSVQPNANTQAVSYDTAVDELKEGAVTETPESASEKEVSPKGGQTGQSVKQEVSMSPSSPPFKPVIRRSRRSGHAAISEDTDSSATEEETTTVRGRQRRARRTKPPSREVEMLDITDNNANGGKLAEVETSEVEVEESSDVQSQSSVIPRTESDSTHEVPSESLISSSETEAAEGDGTRPARGKTTQGRKRKTEAAAIATPPIRKSRRRTAEQQLGSQDQKESEDEEMLVIDNNAASSCSGETRLPSSEVRCTAFVVGDLSNSEELSVQGVNVADDRNVAAEKMDTKEHSLCQTRKSTPQLQVSTKETESNQQNSSTLVSEEMQRYEAVDANKTRKSIPKRVLSTSTETGAKTRRTRNSEQLSTQEPELLSGDLLQKSDQEEDNETVNSQEHEEMTDASVGEQEKNSGRRTRKNRKLPFSSKIRTPEYTTSASEEDKPTPIDSRKSSTSNEDTTSEDVELSVMSSDTSEVGVSPRRTRRNKVKPGIEDNSELSQGSDNSVTNIFEEKASTTRRGRVARNKTPIVTPDILTKRVTRARKTKEL; encoded by the exons ATGGCGGTGATAGCG ACTGTGAAGCACTGTGCATATGACGAATTCACTTCAGGGATGGA AGTTGATGGCATGGATATGGAGGAAAAAGTGAAAGGTGCTCATTTGCGTGGACAAAAATACACTGTGTCTCAAGATGGTTTGTGCCCTCGCTGTGGAAATTCAAACAGGCTCTATGTCATCTTGGATAA ATTGTTTCCCATGGGTGACATGCCTGAAATTCTGCACAGTCTCATAGCTAAAGGGAGAGCAATTCTTTGGTCAAGTCAGGAAAAGGATGGCTTCAAG GATCCACCAACCTTTCTGTGTCGTGGTTTTTGCCCCCCTGACCCGCTTGGTGCTGGGTTTAATGTGGACTGGAACAGAGTGTCTGTCAATCAAATTTTAGAATCTTTGGATAATCCCATACAG AAGGCAACAGTTCCTGTACCAAGTCCTAACAGAAACAACATTCAAG GTGGAAATTTTACCCAAGATGAATCTTTGGATAATCAGTTCATTgttttggacaattttaatGATAGTGAAGTTCAAAGAAATACTTTGCAAGAATCAGGTGAACAAA GTGGGTTTAACAATGGAGATGAAGAAGGAGATGATGAGGATGTTCatgatgattatgatgacGATGAACTTGATGAAGAAGAACTCATCAAACAAATGCTTGccaaagaacaacaaaaactttCTCAAGAAAACAGTGACGAAGACAACAATGACAAAGAGGATAAAAATGCAAGTGATGATGACAAGGCTCAAGCTGTTTGTTCAGATTCTGAGGATTCTCCAGAATTTTCTAAACAAAATTCCTTAACTAGTGACTCAGTCAACCCAAAAGTTATGACTATGACGGCATCAACAAAGCATACACCATCTACTACTTCAAGTAACAGAGCTAAGACACCTGAGTCACAGTATCCTGTTTCGTCAAGTGGTCGCTGTCCGTACTGTGGCTCAACAGATGTGAAATATATCATTGTGGTTTCAGACAACACACATGACACCAAGTTACCGCCTAGTCTACAGATGTTGCTTAAGGGCAATCATGCCTTTAAAATGGCAAAAG GTGAAAGTGAACCACCTTCATTCCAGTGTCAGAAATGTCAATATGGTTTCAATCTGGACTGGTCCAAAACAAACCTTGAAATGATATTTGGACTTCCCCCCTCAACATCTTCAGCTACATCAGTTACTGTTTCATATaaaccaacaacatcagcagCTTATCAGACACCATACAGGCTGCCTGCTGCTCATCCACCTTACCCTCAAGCAAGTGTGCCACCACCAGGGTACCACATGCCCGTTGGGGTACCCCCACAACAAGTACCTCCTTTACCTTTCCATGG AGGTCCACCAACATATCCTGGATATTATGGGCCTTATCATCCACCACCTCCCATTCCCCCTCCAGTTGGTTCATATTATCGTTACCCATCTTCTACTGTACCATCATCCGCCATACCTTATGCGGGGGTACCACCCCCTGGAGTATTCCCCCCCACTGTTCCACCACCTGGTATGCCACCTCCTGCAGTACTAGCCCCAAGAGTACCACCCCCAAGGATGCCGCCTCCTGGCATGATGATGCCTGGCTTATCACCCCCTGTTGTGCCACCTGATAGGTTACCACCTCATAGGCTACCACCCCCTGTTGTTTATCCACCAGGTTACCCACCCACCATAGCCACTTCTACACCACCAGCTAGGGATGCCTACCCACAACCTCATTCCACATACAACCCCATGACTCCTCCCTATCAACCTCCCCCCGTCAGAAGCTACCTCCCTACCCCAGGTGCAAGACCCAACCATCCACTAAAGCAGCAACCGATACCACAAAGGCCTGGAAAACTGCATCCATGGAACCAAGTGGCTGTGACTACAGTTGCCACAGTTCCACAGCAACAGGCCCTTGCTGTTCAGCAGGCCGAGGAAGGTGATCTTGGCAAAATTGCCGCTACACGATTTGAAATTGTGCTGAATCAGATTGACAACGCCAAGGCTCGTGTTCGTCACGAGAAGCAGCAGCTGCAACAGTTTCAAAGAGTCGTTGAACAGGAGCAAAATAGCGCGGAACCAAATGCCCTGACAGAGGAAGGAATGAAGGTGCCAGAATATGACGAAAAGCCACCTGGTGATGATGACCAAG AACTTGACCTTAGCATTATTATAGCCGAGGATTCAGAAGAAGACAAACGCCAAGACTCTTTGTCATCAATGACTACCTCAGCACAGTCAGTATTGCCATCACAAAAGACATTCTCAGACCATGATGTAAGTGTTCAGCCAAACGCAAACACACAGGCTGTCTCTTATGATACGGCTGTTGATGAATTGAAAGAAGGTGCCGTAACAGAAACACCGGAATCCGCTTCCGAGAAAGAAGTGTCTCCTAAAGGTGGTCAAACAGGCCAGTCTGTGAAACAAGAGGTCTCAATGAGTCCTTCTTCTCCGCCATTCAAGCCAGTGATAAGGCGGTCAAGAAGGTCAGGACATGCAGCGATAAGTGAGGATACTGATTCCTCGGCAACTGAAGAGGAAACTACCACAGTCAGAGGAAGGCAAAGAAGAGCCCGCAGAACTAAACCACCTAGTAGAGAAGTAGAGATGCTGGATATTACAGATAACAACGCAAACGGAGGAAAGCTGGCGGAGGTAGAAACAAGCGAGGTTGAGGTGGAAGAGTCATCAGACGTGCAAAGTCAGAGTAGTGTTATTCCTCGGACAGAGAGTGACTCTACACATGAAGTACCCAGTGAGAGCTTAATATCGTCCTCAGAAACAGAGGCTGCTGAAGGCGATGGAACGCGCCCGGCGCGTGGGAAAACAACACAGGGAAGGAAGAGAAAGACGGAGGCCGCAGCTATTGCGACACCTCCAATCAGAAAATCACGGCGAAGGACAGCAGAGCAACAGCTAGGAAGTCAAGACCAGAAGGAAAGCGAAGACGAGGAGATGTTAGTTATTGATAACAATGCAGCCTCGTCATGTTCCGGGGAAACGAGATTACCGAGTAGCGAGGTACGGTGTACAGCATTTGTTGTTGGTGATCTCAGTAACTCTGAGGAGCTATCAGTTCAGGGAGTCAACGTGGCAGATGATCGCAACGTGGCTGCGGAAAAGATGGACACCAAGGAACACTCCTTATGCCAAACACGAAAATCAACACCGCAGTTACAAGTTAGTACTAAAGAAACTGAATCCAATCAACAAAATAGCTCAACCTTAGTCTCGGAAGAAATGCAACGCTACGAAGCTGTTGATGCCAACAAGACTCGGAAGTCGATACCCAAACGCGTCCTTTCGACATCAACCGAAACGGGTGCCAAAACTCGGCGGACCCGAAATTCCGAACAATTGTCTACTCAAGAGCCCGAGCTGTTGAGCGGTGACTTGCTGCAGAAGAGCGACCAGGAAGAAGATAATGAAACAGTTAATTCGCAAGAACATGAAGAAATGACAGACGCTTCCGTTGGAGAACAGGAAAAGAACAGTGGTCGACGAACCAGGAAGAATCGGAAATTACCCTTCTCTAGCAAAATTCGTACCCCGGAATACACCACAAGTGCTTCAGAGGAGGATAAGCCCACACCGATTGATTCTCGGAAATCATCGACTTCAAACGAGGACACGACGAGTGAAGACGTTGAGTTATCGGTAATGTCATCCGATACCTCGGAAGTAGGGGTATCACCTCGACGGACTCGAAGGAACAAAGTTAAGCCAGGAATTGAAGACAACAGTGAATTGTCGCAGGGGTCGGATAATTCAGTGACTAACATCTTTGAGGAAAAAGCTTCAACTACAAGGCGGGGAAGAGTAGCAAGAAATAAAACTCCGATAGTAACCCCAGATATCTTAACTAAGAGAGTTACAAGGGCacggaaaacaaaagagttataa
- the LOC141890216 gene encoding uncharacterized protein LOC141890216 isoform X5, giving the protein MVCALAVEIQTGSMSSWISMFSYLYFANYLKCSWVSQTNRKCHSFIFTRNYLSHQNVFICYRLFPMGDMPEILHSLIAKGRAILWSSQEKDGFKDPPTFLCRGFCPPDPLGAGFNVDWNRVSVNQILESLDNPIQKATVPVPSPNRNNIQGGNFTQDESLDNQFIVLDNFNDSEVQRNTLQESGEQSGFNNGDEEGDDEDVHDDYDDDELDEEELIKQMLAKEQQKLSQENSDEDNNDKEDKNASDDDKAQAVCSDSEDSPEFSKQNSLTSDSVNPKVMTMTASTKHTPSTTSSNRAKTPESQYPVSSSGRCPYCGSTDVKYIIVVSDNTHDTKLPPSLQMLLKGNHAFKMAKGESEPPSFQCQKCQYGFNLDWSKTNLEMIFGLPPSTSSATSVTVSYKPTTSAAYQTPYRLPAAHPPYPQASVPPPGYHMPVGVPPQQVPPLPFHGGPPTYPGYYGPYHPPPPIPPPVGSYYRYPSSTVPSSAIPYAGVPPPGVFPPTVPPPGMPPPAVLAPRVPPPRMPPPGMMMPGLSPPVVPPDRLPPHRLPPPVVYPPGYPPTIATSTPPARDAYPQPHSTYNPMTPPYQPPPVRSYLPTPGARPNHPLKQQPIPQRPGKLHPWNQVAVTTVATVPQQQALAVQQAEEGDLGKIAATRFEIVLNQIDNAKARVRHEKQQLQQFQRVVEQEQNSAEPNALTEEGMKVPEYDEKPPGDDDQELDLSIIIAEDSEEDKRQDSLSSMTTSAQSVLPSQKTFSDHDVSVQPNANTQAVSYDTAVDELKEGAVTETPESASEKEVSPKGGQTGQSVKQEVSMSPSSPPFKPVIRRSRRSGHAAISEDTDSSATEEETTTVRGRQRRARRTKPPSREVEMLDITDNNANGGKLAEVETSEVEVEESSDVQSQSSVIPRTESDSTHEVPSESLISSSETEAAEGDGTRPARGKTTQGRKRKTEAAAIATPPIRKSRRRTAEQQLGSQDQKESEDEEMLVIDNNAASSCSGETRLPSSEVRCTAFVVGDLSNSEELSVQGVNVADDRNVAAEKMDTKEHSLCQTRKSTPQLQVSTKETESNQQNSSTLVSEEMQRYEAVDANKTRKSIPKRVLSTSTETGAKTRRTRNSEQLSTQEPELLSGDLLQKSDQEEDNETVNSQEHEEMTDASVGEQEKNSGRRTRKNRKLPFSSKIRTPEYTTSASEEDKPTPIDSRKSSTSNEDTTSEDVELSVMSSDTSEVGVSPRRTRRNKVKPGIEDNSELSQGSDNSVTNIFEEKASTTRRGRVARNKTPIVTPDILTKRVTRARKTKEL; this is encoded by the exons ATGGTTTGTGCCCTCGCTGTGGAAATTCAAACAGGCTCTATGTCATCTTGGATAAGtatgttttcttatttatatTTTGCAAATTACCTAAAGTGTAGTTGGGTCTCCCAAACTAACAGAAAGTGCCACTCATTCATTTTCACCAGGAACTATTTGTCTCATCAAAATGTATTCATTTGTTACAGATTGTTTCCCATGGGTGACATGCCTGAAATTCTGCACAGTCTCATAGCTAAAGGGAGAGCAATTCTTTGGTCAAGTCAGGAAAAGGATGGCTTCAAG GATCCACCAACCTTTCTGTGTCGTGGTTTTTGCCCCCCTGACCCGCTTGGTGCTGGGTTTAATGTGGACTGGAACAGAGTGTCTGTCAATCAAATTTTAGAATCTTTGGATAATCCCATACAG AAGGCAACAGTTCCTGTACCAAGTCCTAACAGAAACAACATTCAAG GTGGAAATTTTACCCAAGATGAATCTTTGGATAATCAGTTCATTgttttggacaattttaatGATAGTGAAGTTCAAAGAAATACTTTGCAAGAATCAGGTGAACAAA GTGGGTTTAACAATGGAGATGAAGAAGGAGATGATGAGGATGTTCatgatgattatgatgacGATGAACTTGATGAAGAAGAACTCATCAAACAAATGCTTGccaaagaacaacaaaaactttCTCAAGAAAACAGTGACGAAGACAACAATGACAAAGAGGATAAAAATGCAAGTGATGATGACAAGGCTCAAGCTGTTTGTTCAGATTCTGAGGATTCTCCAGAATTTTCTAAACAAAATTCCTTAACTAGTGACTCAGTCAACCCAAAAGTTATGACTATGACGGCATCAACAAAGCATACACCATCTACTACTTCAAGTAACAGAGCTAAGACACCTGAGTCACAGTATCCTGTTTCGTCAAGTGGTCGCTGTCCGTACTGTGGCTCAACAGATGTGAAATATATCATTGTGGTTTCAGACAACACACATGACACCAAGTTACCGCCTAGTCTACAGATGTTGCTTAAGGGCAATCATGCCTTTAAAATGGCAAAAG GTGAAAGTGAACCACCTTCATTCCAGTGTCAGAAATGTCAATATGGTTTCAATCTGGACTGGTCCAAAACAAACCTTGAAATGATATTTGGACTTCCCCCCTCAACATCTTCAGCTACATCAGTTACTGTTTCATATaaaccaacaacatcagcagCTTATCAGACACCATACAGGCTGCCTGCTGCTCATCCACCTTACCCTCAAGCAAGTGTGCCACCACCAGGGTACCACATGCCCGTTGGGGTACCCCCACAACAAGTACCTCCTTTACCTTTCCATGG AGGTCCACCAACATATCCTGGATATTATGGGCCTTATCATCCACCACCTCCCATTCCCCCTCCAGTTGGTTCATATTATCGTTACCCATCTTCTACTGTACCATCATCCGCCATACCTTATGCGGGGGTACCACCCCCTGGAGTATTCCCCCCCACTGTTCCACCACCTGGTATGCCACCTCCTGCAGTACTAGCCCCAAGAGTACCACCCCCAAGGATGCCGCCTCCTGGCATGATGATGCCTGGCTTATCACCCCCTGTTGTGCCACCTGATAGGTTACCACCTCATAGGCTACCACCCCCTGTTGTTTATCCACCAGGTTACCCACCCACCATAGCCACTTCTACACCACCAGCTAGGGATGCCTACCCACAACCTCATTCCACATACAACCCCATGACTCCTCCCTATCAACCTCCCCCCGTCAGAAGCTACCTCCCTACCCCAGGTGCAAGACCCAACCATCCACTAAAGCAGCAACCGATACCACAAAGGCCTGGAAAACTGCATCCATGGAACCAAGTGGCTGTGACTACAGTTGCCACAGTTCCACAGCAACAGGCCCTTGCTGTTCAGCAGGCCGAGGAAGGTGATCTTGGCAAAATTGCCGCTACACGATTTGAAATTGTGCTGAATCAGATTGACAACGCCAAGGCTCGTGTTCGTCACGAGAAGCAGCAGCTGCAACAGTTTCAAAGAGTCGTTGAACAGGAGCAAAATAGCGCGGAACCAAATGCCCTGACAGAGGAAGGAATGAAGGTGCCAGAATATGACGAAAAGCCACCTGGTGATGATGACCAAG AACTTGACCTTAGCATTATTATAGCCGAGGATTCAGAAGAAGACAAACGCCAAGACTCTTTGTCATCAATGACTACCTCAGCACAGTCAGTATTGCCATCACAAAAGACATTCTCAGACCATGATGTAAGTGTTCAGCCAAACGCAAACACACAGGCTGTCTCTTATGATACGGCTGTTGATGAATTGAAAGAAGGTGCCGTAACAGAAACACCGGAATCCGCTTCCGAGAAAGAAGTGTCTCCTAAAGGTGGTCAAACAGGCCAGTCTGTGAAACAAGAGGTCTCAATGAGTCCTTCTTCTCCGCCATTCAAGCCAGTGATAAGGCGGTCAAGAAGGTCAGGACATGCAGCGATAAGTGAGGATACTGATTCCTCGGCAACTGAAGAGGAAACTACCACAGTCAGAGGAAGGCAAAGAAGAGCCCGCAGAACTAAACCACCTAGTAGAGAAGTAGAGATGCTGGATATTACAGATAACAACGCAAACGGAGGAAAGCTGGCGGAGGTAGAAACAAGCGAGGTTGAGGTGGAAGAGTCATCAGACGTGCAAAGTCAGAGTAGTGTTATTCCTCGGACAGAGAGTGACTCTACACATGAAGTACCCAGTGAGAGCTTAATATCGTCCTCAGAAACAGAGGCTGCTGAAGGCGATGGAACGCGCCCGGCGCGTGGGAAAACAACACAGGGAAGGAAGAGAAAGACGGAGGCCGCAGCTATTGCGACACCTCCAATCAGAAAATCACGGCGAAGGACAGCAGAGCAACAGCTAGGAAGTCAAGACCAGAAGGAAAGCGAAGACGAGGAGATGTTAGTTATTGATAACAATGCAGCCTCGTCATGTTCCGGGGAAACGAGATTACCGAGTAGCGAGGTACGGTGTACAGCATTTGTTGTTGGTGATCTCAGTAACTCTGAGGAGCTATCAGTTCAGGGAGTCAACGTGGCAGATGATCGCAACGTGGCTGCGGAAAAGATGGACACCAAGGAACACTCCTTATGCCAAACACGAAAATCAACACCGCAGTTACAAGTTAGTACTAAAGAAACTGAATCCAATCAACAAAATAGCTCAACCTTAGTCTCGGAAGAAATGCAACGCTACGAAGCTGTTGATGCCAACAAGACTCGGAAGTCGATACCCAAACGCGTCCTTTCGACATCAACCGAAACGGGTGCCAAAACTCGGCGGACCCGAAATTCCGAACAATTGTCTACTCAAGAGCCCGAGCTGTTGAGCGGTGACTTGCTGCAGAAGAGCGACCAGGAAGAAGATAATGAAACAGTTAATTCGCAAGAACATGAAGAAATGACAGACGCTTCCGTTGGAGAACAGGAAAAGAACAGTGGTCGACGAACCAGGAAGAATCGGAAATTACCCTTCTCTAGCAAAATTCGTACCCCGGAATACACCACAAGTGCTTCAGAGGAGGATAAGCCCACACCGATTGATTCTCGGAAATCATCGACTTCAAACGAGGACACGACGAGTGAAGACGTTGAGTTATCGGTAATGTCATCCGATACCTCGGAAGTAGGGGTATCACCTCGACGGACTCGAAGGAACAAAGTTAAGCCAGGAATTGAAGACAACAGTGAATTGTCGCAGGGGTCGGATAATTCAGTGACTAACATCTTTGAGGAAAAAGCTTCAACTACAAGGCGGGGAAGAGTAGCAAGAAATAAAACTCCGATAGTAACCCCAGATATCTTAACTAAGAGAGTTACAAGGGCacggaaaacaaaagagttataa